In Pirellulales bacterium, the following are encoded in one genomic region:
- a CDS encoding Hint domain-containing protein yields MATYIQPTSRLGFDRLRRHRSRTTIGADAPVETDKSRKSSNEITDSTSATETNQTFTAVSSGTTLGTDTTQRSGNSVLGTYSLTETNSTTTSTAQTDTNQTDTSNSTASEFDSGTTTEIGDEIYGSLNSVETGAAAATLVSIDYNQSQTISISQIDDGTTSTTVLGNSISQGSSGTSYDTDTTSVFPGEENLGNLVGPPVLAVTATETDTSTDSTTFSANDVTGLSFTSTHEVDTVNRPETISHVSSESNGGKYSWTTIDSYESTNAITGGFSLNETSSGSLSNYETDTNSGLANSNTETGTTSGYTAETGSQILGSFTLSETSDTTTTVVETDSVGAITTSATTTAYDYTSASAAGNDVTGAESTAEQGLSSATLAKTDNYGSGDTDNVTIATNGSSSSIGSDNTITGSFTLSDSSDTTVTTADSGTRAGNSYSAYSSDVTTASGTEIGDSITGAVATGETTTESDSLTDGGTNSTGNYTIVETDNSTTTVTGTENTITGDSSTTTTANDLTSVTKTSEHLSGTMLQVSSDVTSLSSSGNETANTITGAYVSTAYELETSSLTESGLNSGGSFSLTSTTRSSPTITESGNTLSGDYTFSEAQTQGYTFNESDASASGGTTTSFQITETGGKHDVLTQTGSHVTGGYTLADPGTDSYTIAETGGTSGGGGGGGSMSGSGSSSSSSSWGLTLTGVDNYTTTESGNELSGAFNRTTSGGGSDTLSESGLGSYNPHPTTGYTLSESGNYLSGQLSLTETGTDRYSLIEAFNNASNAALANGNGPGDLDFSPVGAPIVVGGVSYWGTGPAANLDANAADSAFNELGLQLLHEYCWAGDQATMANFEDDRRIDSSRRGQSVLTASEHDPEGPRYLGEVGEFFENGRKHVVNLYVEGRLFRPTPNHGIYVRQRGFVPAGELKPGDQLLTSDHRWVKVSNIVDKGEVVPVFNLMVPNGHTYFVGSNNRDGFCILVHNQSAPAVRSAPAYRPAPAQPPAQPGRQAPRPGQSRPGQGASPGAGTGAVPPGGVNTISVPRRDMHKYEGAQPMGFPSWEAWQEARNAYVADRAKYGQSLNHEPTGGEVLGWMAGQIRNRTNSQERLDKAKEFARASGMSEAQIDDVLSGPHVSVPGQEPDPVNELLNAARRKAAEQEAAKAKSGDPGATAAKNPALGGAPSRAQMLTAGGKKPPTGGGSAVATGGMDPGDEGENAPRPNIKTNLPDRVTKELPEGETRTPEENSKARNFFERNRDAARKWWSDRNGGREWPEDSTHDSHPRALKDGGDPLFVEPGYGGPNSDHSIPRPPDGQTDAQRWGKQGGRPRNE; encoded by the coding sequence TTGGCAACCTACATTCAGCCAACCAGCCGTTTGGGATTTGATCGGCTGCGTCGGCACCGGTCGCGAACAACGATCGGCGCCGACGCGCCGGTCGAGACCGACAAAAGCCGGAAGAGTAGCAACGAGATCACCGACAGCACCAGCGCCACCGAAACCAACCAGACCTTCACGGCCGTCAGCAGCGGCACCACGCTCGGCACCGACACGACGCAGCGGAGCGGCAACTCGGTGCTGGGCACGTATTCGCTGACCGAGACGAACTCGACCACGACGAGCACCGCGCAGACGGACACCAACCAGACCGACACCAGCAACAGCACCGCCAGCGAGTTCGACAGCGGCACGACCACGGAAATCGGCGACGAAATCTACGGCAGCCTGAACAGCGTCGAGACGGGCGCGGCGGCGGCGACGCTCGTCAGCATCGACTACAACCAGAGCCAGACGATCAGCATCTCGCAGATCGACGACGGCACGACCAGCACGACCGTGCTGGGCAACAGCATCAGCCAGGGCAGCAGCGGCACGAGCTACGACACGGACACCACCAGCGTGTTTCCGGGGGAAGAGAACCTGGGGAACCTGGTGGGTCCGCCCGTGTTGGCCGTCACGGCCACGGAAACCGACACTTCGACCGACAGCACCACCTTTTCGGCCAACGACGTCACGGGCTTGTCGTTTACCAGCACGCACGAGGTCGACACCGTCAATCGCCCCGAGACGATCTCGCACGTCTCGTCGGAGAGCAACGGCGGCAAGTATTCCTGGACCACGATCGACAGCTACGAGAGCACGAACGCGATCACCGGCGGCTTCAGCCTGAACGAAACGAGCAGCGGCTCGCTCTCCAACTACGAGACCGACACGAACTCCGGCCTGGCGAACAGCAACACCGAGACCGGCACGACCAGCGGTTACACGGCGGAGACCGGCAGCCAGATCTTGGGCAGCTTCACGCTCTCGGAGACCAGCGACACTACCACCACCGTCGTCGAAACCGACTCCGTCGGCGCGATCACGACCAGCGCCACGACCACGGCCTACGATTACACGAGCGCCAGCGCCGCCGGCAACGACGTGACGGGGGCCGAGAGCACGGCCGAGCAGGGCCTTTCCAGCGCCACGCTGGCCAAGACCGACAATTACGGCTCGGGCGACACCGACAACGTGACGATCGCCACCAACGGCTCCAGCTCGTCCATCGGCAGCGACAACACGATCACGGGCAGCTTCACGCTCTCCGATTCGAGCGACACGACGGTCACCACCGCCGACAGCGGCACGCGGGCCGGCAACAGTTACAGCGCCTATTCCAGCGATGTGACGACGGCCAGCGGAACGGAGATCGGCGATTCCATCACCGGCGCGGTGGCGACGGGCGAAACGACGACCGAGAGCGACAGCCTGACCGACGGCGGCACGAACAGCACCGGCAATTACACGATCGTCGAGACCGACAACTCGACGACCACGGTGACGGGCACGGAGAACACGATCACCGGCGACTCGTCCACGACGACCACCGCCAACGACCTGACCAGCGTGACGAAGACGAGCGAGCATCTGTCGGGCACGATGCTGCAGGTGTCGAGCGACGTGACCAGCCTCAGCAGCAGCGGCAACGAGACGGCCAACACGATCACGGGCGCCTACGTCAGCACGGCCTACGAGTTGGAGACGAGCTCGCTCACCGAGAGCGGCCTGAATTCCGGCGGCAGTTTTTCGCTCACCTCCACGACCCGTTCCTCGCCGACGATCACGGAGAGCGGCAACACGTTGTCGGGCGACTACACCTTCAGCGAGGCCCAGACGCAGGGCTACACCTTCAACGAGAGCGACGCCAGCGCCTCGGGCGGCACGACGACCAGTTTCCAGATCACCGAAACCGGCGGCAAGCACGACGTGCTGACGCAGACCGGCAGCCACGTGACGGGCGGGTACACCTTGGCCGACCCCGGCACCGACAGTTACACGATCGCCGAGACCGGCGGCACCAGCGGCGGTGGTGGTGGCGGCGGCAGCATGAGCGGCAGCGGCTCCAGCTCCAGTTCCTCTTCTTGGGGCCTGACGCTGACGGGCGTCGACAACTACACGACGACCGAATCGGGCAACGAGTTGAGCGGGGCGTTCAATCGAACGACCAGCGGCGGCGGCAGCGACACTTTGAGCGAGAGCGGTTTGGGCAGCTACAACCCGCACCCCACCACCGGCTACACGCTTTCGGAAAGCGGCAATTACCTTTCGGGCCAGCTTTCGCTGACCGAGACGGGCACCGACCGTTACTCGTTGATCGAGGCTTTCAACAACGCCTCGAACGCGGCGCTTGCCAACGGCAACGGCCCCGGCGACCTGGATTTTTCGCCCGTCGGCGCCCCGATCGTCGTGGGCGGGGTGTCTTACTGGGGCACCGGCCCCGCCGCCAACCTCGACGCCAACGCGGCCGACTCGGCCTTCAACGAGCTTGGGCTGCAATTGCTGCACGAATACTGCTGGGCGGGCGATCAGGCGACCATGGCGAACTTCGAGGACGATCGCCGAATCGACTCCTCGCGCCGGGGCCAGTCGGTTTTGACGGCCAGCGAGCACGATCCCGAAGGGCCGCGCTACTTGGGCGAGGTCGGGGAGTTCTTCGAAAACGGGCGGAAGCACGTCGTCAACCTCTACGTCGAAGGGCGGCTCTTCCGGCCCACGCCGAACCACGGGATTTACGTCCGCCAGCGCGGCTTTGTTCCGGCGGGCGAATTGAAACCGGGCGATCAACTGCTGACGAGCGACCACCGCTGGGTGAAGGTTTCGAACATCGTCGACAAAGGCGAGGTCGTCCCAGTGTTCAACCTGATGGTCCCCAACGGCCACACCTATTTCGTCGGCAGCAACAACCGCGACGGCTTTTGCATCCTCGTGCATAACCAGAGTGCGCCCGCGGTCCGCTCAGCGCCTGCCTATCGCCCTGCGCCCGCGCAGCCCCCTGCGCAACCAGGACGGCAAGCGCCACGGCCGGGGCAATCGCGCCCGGGCCAAGGTGCGTCACCCGGCGCCGGCACCGGCGCCGTACCGCCCGGCGGGGTGAACACGATTTCGGTTCCTCGGCGCGACATGCACAAGTACGAAGGCGCGCAACCGATGGGTTTTCCATCATGGGAAGCATGGCAAGAAGCCAGGAACGCATACGTTGCAGATCGCGCCAAATATGGCCAATCGCTCAACCACGAGCCGACTGGGGGTGAAGTGCTCGGATGGATGGCCGGTCAGATCCGCAACCGAACGAACTCTCAGGAGCGCCTTGACAAGGCGAAAGAGTTCGCGCGCGCCAGCGGCATGTCGGAGGCTCAGATCGATGACGTCCTCAGTGGGCCCCATGTTTCGGTGCCCGGACAAGAACCGGATCCGGTAAACGAATTGCTGAATGCGGCCAGGCGCAAGGCGGCGGAGCAGGAGGCGGCGAAGGCAAAATCCGGGGATCCGGGGGCCACGGCAGCAAAGAATCCCGCATTGGGCGGCGCTCCGTCGCGCGCGCAAATGCTTACCGCGGGAGGCAAGAAACCGCCCACGGGTGGAGGCAGCGCTGTGGCGACGGGAGGAATGGACCCAGGGGACGAAGGCGAGAATGCGCCGCGCCCGAACATCAAGACAAATCTTCCCGATCGTGTTACAAAGGAGCTTCCGGAAGGTGAGACGCGGACGCCGGAGGAGAATTCCAAAGCGCGGAACTTTTTTGAGCGTAACCGCGACGCCGCGAGGAAGTGGTGGTCGGACCGGAACGGCGGACGAGAGTGGCCTGAAGATTCGACGCACGACTCGCATCCTCGCGCCCTTAAGGATGGAGGCGACCCTCTTTTTGTTGAACCTGGTTATGGCGGTCCTAATAGCGATCATAGCATTCCGAGGCCCCCTGATGGCCAGACTGATGCGCAGCGTTGGGGTAAGCAGGGCGGTCGCCCGAGGAACGAATGA